A DNA window from Jaculus jaculus isolate mJacJac1 chromosome 1, mJacJac1.mat.Y.cur, whole genome shotgun sequence contains the following coding sequences:
- the Tagln2 gene encoding transgelin-2, whose amino-acid sequence MANRGPAYGLSREVQQKIEKQYDADLEQILIQWITTQCRKDVGRPQPGRENFQNWLKDGTVLCELINGLYPEGQAPVKKIQASTMAFKQMEQISQFLQAAERYGINTTDIFQTVDLWEGKNMACVQRTLMNLGGLAVARDDGLFSGDPNWFPKKSKENPRNFSDNQLQEGKNVIGLQMGTNRGASQAGMTGYGMPRQIL is encoded by the exons ATGGCCAACAGGGGACCTGCGTATGGCCTGAGCAGGGAGGTGCAACAGAAGATTGAGAAGCAGTACGACGCAGACCTGGAGCAGATCCTCATCCAGTGGATCACCACCCAGTGCCGCAAGGATGTGGGCCGGCCCCAGCCTGGGCGGGAGAACTTCCAGAACTGGCTCAAGGATGGCACG GTGCTGTGTGAGCTCATTAACGGGTTGTACCCTGAGGGGCAGGCCCCAGTAAAGAAGATCCAGGCTTCTACCATGGCCTTCAAGCAGATGGAGCAGATCTCTCAGTTCCTGCAGGCAGCTGAGCGCTACGGAATCAATACCACTGACATCTTCCAAACTGTGGATCTCTGGGAAG GAAAGAACATGGCCTGTGTGCAGCGGACACTGATGAACCTGGGTGGGCTGGCGGTAGCCAGGGATGATGGGCTCTTTTCTGGAGACCCCAACTGGTTTCCTAA GAAATCCAAAGAGAATCCTCGGAACTTCTCGGACAACCAGTTGCAAGAGGGCAAGAATGTGATTGGGCTGCAGATGGGCACCAACCGTGGGGCATCTCAGGCAGGCATGACCGGCTATGGAATGCCACGCCAGATCCTCTGA